GGAGACTCGGACCTTCAAAGGGACCATTTATTGGTGCTCTGAAAGTCGGGCGCGGATGGTGGACAGCCGCTCTCTGGCGCTGCAAGCCGGAGGAGAGGCCATTCCGAAGgcgccttccccaccccctcctccccttcccccccgACTCAAGGCCGCTCCACCCGCCGCGCGCGCCGGGCGACTGCGGGCAGTAGCggccaccctgcccccacccctgcctccgcCTTCCCTGTGCCGGAGTGCAGCCGAGACCCTGGAAGGGAAGCTTTGGAAGCCGAAAGGCGGCCGGAGGATGACCTGGCCGAAGCGTCTccgcaccccctcccccaacagtgTCACATGGCGGCCCCAACGAGGCGCGCAGTGCGCCCCACCGCGGAGACCCAGGGCCGCGTCGCCGCGGGCAGTGGGTGATGAAACCTCCCCAGAGCATTACCGCAGAGGGCGCGGGCAGGgagcggggcgggggtgggggatggggacgGGAGCTGGTACCCGGGCTCACCTGTTCtccaggaggagggtggaggcggcgggggaggggcgaGGACGCAACAACCCGGGGTAAGTGCCGCAGGGCACTCGGCCTCAGCGCTCGCGTCCccgccctcctccagccctgcgaGCCCCCAGAGCTGCGCCGTCGGACTGACGATGCCCGGAGCAGTTCCTGTCCCCGGCCCCGGCGCCGGGGAGACGTGAGCgtgcacacgtacacacacagcGGGAGAAGAGGCGCTCCGAGCGGCGCCCAactttctccctgcttccaccggcctagggagaaagaagcaggggCAATGCAGCCCCGGCAGTGCTTGGGGAGGGAGCTCGagcaagaaaggagaggagatggaaAGAATTTCCCCAGGTTTTGTCTTTTGGTTtggttggggttttttgtttgtttgttttaaccatTTCCATCCGAAGTCTGGAGAGTAAAAAAGGGAACCCGGAGCTGAGCGGCGAGTAGCGCTTTGGGAAAATGGAAGAGTGTGTTTGGAGACGCGGAAAGTTGCCTTTCAAGCGCCGGCCTCCGGGGCACGCGATGCTCCGCGGCGGGCTGACTCAGGGCTGCCTGGGCCTCCTTGCCACCCGCCTGGAAATGATGCAAGTCCAGTCTGTCACCTGAatccctgcagcccagcctggaATCCGTCTGGATTGGAGGAGGGGCGAGAAACTGGCACCCTAGGTATTGCACGGCCCACCACCAAAGGGGGGCAAAAAGGAAGGGGCAAGATGGGGCAGTTTTCAGGCCAACTCCTGTATCTAGAGCTTCCGCTCCTATCTTAAATagtttgaggggtttttttaatGCAAAGCGTCACAACACCAGGAATTTCCATATGTACTCAGTTTGCCCCCAGCATCACTGTGCCCAGGAAACGCCTCCAATCTGTCAAGGCCTCGGAGCTGGGAATCTCACTGAATTCCAAACGTCGGAAAGAGGAAACTTTCCCAGCACGATGCGGGTGTGGTGCGAgccaggggcccaggggagggggaggaacgCTGTTCCAGCGCAGAACGTCCCCTCTCGCCCTTCCTTAGCTGCAACCGGAGCCGGGATtcgcttttatttttttaagtccgTTCGGCCATTGCCCTGGAGCACCCGCCCACGCGCACGCATCTCCGGCCGCGCTCACACACTCAGACACGCACGCAAACGCGTGGCCGCCGCCAGGTCGCCAACTTTGTCCGGCGCTCCCGGCGGCGCTCCGCTTCCTCGTGTAGTAGTTGGGCGCAGGCCCCGCCTCCCGGCCGTGTTGTCAAATGGGCGGGGGTCTCGGATTGGTCCAGCCGCCGGGACAACACCTGCTCGACTCCTTCATTCAAGTGACACCAGAGCTTCCAGGGATATTTGAGGCACCATCCCTGCCACTGCCGGGCACTCGCGGCGCTGCTAACGGCCTGGTCACATGCTCTCGGGAGAGCTACGGGAGGGCGCTGGGTAACCTCTATCCGAGCCGCGGCCGCGAGGAGGGAAAAGGCGAGCAAGGAGgaagagtgggaggaggaggggaaacggcgaaggaggaggaagaggaggaggggagcacaAAGAATCCAGATCTCCGGGCGGGAGGTTTACACCAAGAACCATGTGTACCGAGCGGCTGGGCCAGTTCATGACCCTGGCTTTGGTGTTGGCCGCCTTCGACCCGGCGCGAGGGACCGACGCCACCCATCCGCCCGAGGGTCCCCAAGACAGGGGCTCCCAGCAGAAAGGCCGTCTGTCCCTGCAGAACACAGGTAAGTGCGTGCGCCCCCGCGGCGAGGAGCTCTTAGGAGACAACACCGTGCACCCACGCAGCGCGCCCCAGGAGCTTCGCCCGGAACTGGGCGCCCACCCAGGGCCGCGCAAACTCTTGGGGTGGCGTGGGACGTGCAAAGGAAAGCGCGAGGCGAGGTCCGCGCCGGGCTCCGCGCGCCCGGAATCCGCACGTGCTGGTAGGGTGATGAAATGGCCGGGGCAGGACTTGTTGCTGCCCTCCCCGGGGTTGAGGGTAAATGAGGCAGTGCCTGACGAGACCAGTTCCGGCCCCGGAGTCCCGGGATCGGTGCAAAGCTCCCTGCTCCATCCTGACCAGCCCGCAGGAGGTACGGAGGGTCCCCGGAGCCGGGCTGCGCCCTGCACCCGGCGAACTTCTCTTCCCAGCCGGCGGGCCGCAGCAGGACCGCTTCTCCCCCTTCTCAAAAGATGCCCGACATCCGAGAACTTGGTAGGCGAAACAAACTGCACTGAGAACTTTCTCCTTGGAGGCATTCCTTTCGGAAGGAGGGGATGGCGCAAAGCGTACCTTTGCGGTGCTGCCGCCGTCCTCCGCTCCAGGGCAGGTCAGCAAGGGAAGCAATGGTGACACGGCCCGAGCCATGCGCCGCCTCTCCTCAGCCAGCTCTCTCCTCACCGGCAAGCTGCCGAGCAGAGCCAGGCGTGCAGGGCACGCGGCTGGCCCTTCTCCCAGCTCCCGAGAGAGTAAGAAAATCTGCGTCCAGCCCCTTCGCTCTTCGCGGCCCTCCCTTTATTCGCGGGGCCTGCGAACCCGGTGGCGGCGTGCGTGCGCTCGCCGCACGAGCAGGAATGCACGAGCGCCCATTAGGGACGCCCGGAGCGAGTGCTTCGCGGCCCTGCGCGCTCCTGCCCGGCGCGCCGGGGCCGCGCGTGGGATCTCCCGGAAGCCTCCCACCTCCACGTGCGGGCGCCAGCGCCCGGTTCGTCCTAGGACCCTCGCCtacccttccctccctccagcgCCTTCCCTGAGGATCGAAAGTGATTCTCAGTAGTTGGTGACCCTCAACAAATGCACACCCCTCATTCTCTCGGTAGATTTAATCTGAATGCGGATTATCTACTCCGACCCCGCCCTTCTTCCAAAATATACTTTTCTGATGTAATTTTGTGGTTGGTTTAAGTCAGGGAATTGGGTaggggggtgggaaggaggagaagcttTGCGTAGCCTGACAGTTGACTCCCTCAGTCTCCTTTCAGAGAGCCCAATTAGGGCCACATTCTGCGAAGGAGGACGGCAGGCTCCCGGGTCTCAGGAATCGTAGAGGCTTGAGTGACATCTCCCACCGGATCTCTATTTAAAGGGAGCCTCTCTGGGCGCGGTGGGTGCGTTTCTGCAGGCTAgcccccccctcccccgaccTGATTCCCCAGGCTGCTCTCAAACCGCAGCTTCCACAGCCTGATATTTTTAATGCGGACGGTTTGGAGACGCTGCCTTAATaggaattttgttttgatttttaggtGTTGAATCATAAAGCTGAATTGAAACTGCTTTTTGGACGCTCTCATTTGGGGGTCAGGAAGGAAATAGCTGTGAGTTCATAGCAGCAGCTTCGAGTTCCAAGTAGAGAAGGGTATTTCATTGATGAGGTACCTAAGGGAGAGAGCAAACTCGTCGTTTGAAACCTGATTTTTGTCTGTGGGTTTAGAAAGCTCCCATATCTTCTGCTCTCAAACTAAGTATTCCCACTAAACCTTTAATAAGACAGGAAAGATGGAAAATGGAGTGCCGAGACCTAACTTAcggttgtgattttttttgtaatgtaGGTTTGGCTaattttttacaaatatgtaCAAATACTGATATTTTCATAAGTAGATTAAATAATGACATTTCCTCTCCCTGGCTTTTTAGATCCTGAAATAGtcatttctaacttttttttttcccttaaattttcttttagtcATTACTTTTATTTCAGCCGAGCTCTCTGCACGCCCCAGCGTGGCTgagaattttgtatatatttgtatgtaattCTCATTTTAGCGGAAATCCAGCACTGTTTGGTCAACGCTGGCGATGTGGGGTGTGGCGTGTTTGAATGTTTCGAGAACAACTCTTGTGAGATACGGGGCTTACATGGGATTTGCATGACTTTTCTGCACAACGCTGGAAAATTTGATGCTCAGGTAAAACCACACAGAGCAAGAAGAACATTTGGGGTTAGCGGAGCATGACTGAAATGTTTGTTGGAAAGACTCTTTAACAGATTTCCTTCGTTGATCTTTGTGGTGTGCTTTAGTGCTTGCGAGAGACATTCTAGGACATTCTAAGTGTACAGCAGGATGCCAGAGCCTCCCTACTCCACTCCTGGGGTCTGCACTCTGGAGCTGTCCTGGAGGCTAAATCCTTCTCCACTCTCAAGCTGTGTCTACACTGGCAGAGGGGAATGGAGACCAACTTTAATAATCATCTGAGGATTCTTAGCAGAGAAGACAAGTCATAATAAATGACAGACATCTTCTAAGGGGACGCATTATGTCTGACCACCCAGAGCCCAGTCTGCAAGGCCCATGATGATGAGAACAGTAGGTTGGGGGGGGGGAAGGGCATGAACTCCAATTATACATTCCAAAAGCTATTTTCACCTAATAGGCAAGGATAGAGGacataaaattcatagaaattcATCATCTCGTGGTGGCTGTGTGGGCAGGCAACACAGTGGATAATTCAGGGCCTCCAGAAGAGCAGAATTTCTTCCTCCTAAATAGCAGACCATCCTCTCCCAACTTGAAAAGTCAAAATCCTGACTAAGTCCTACAATTCTGCGTGTTTCTTTTGCTCTGTATAATAAATACCGTCAGGGCCTGACCCATCTCGGTGATCCCAGGGTGGCAAGGATAAAGCCCAGTTGCTGTGTGGGGCAGGAACAGGACCAACAAGCAACCTTGTGGCTCCAGTGCTGGCAATCCAAATAGATTTCAGATGGCACACGCATTGGGCTCACCCTCTTCCTGCCCTTCCCAGCCCACATATTCAGGGTGAAGCACCCTGTTATAAGAAGGTATAGCCTTCCTCTCCCATTTCATCAGAGAGCGATGACAACGTCTGGATGAGCCCAACAGTTTAGGAGTGATTTATGAACGTCACCAGTCACCATCTACTGACATCCTGTAGAGAGCCTGACAAAGCAAGTCCTGGGAACCAGAAAGGGATGCGACCAGGCTGGCAGCCTACGCTACAGAGGATgtggggtggcaggaggggaaacagaagccagggaaggaaagaggtaGAGCGTTTGAACTCCTTGAGGCTCCCTAGTAAAGCATCCCTCCTGGATTAACTGGAATTAGGAAACGTAATGGGAAATCCGGAGGAAAGATGTGTGTTTAAAGGCATCCCACAGGATGGCAGGGGAGGATACCATCGCTGCAGCCCGCGCCTGcattcatcttcctcttcttctcaaCCAACAAGAGTTCGTTCGCAAGTTAGGAGCATCCCTTTCCAGTCGGTTCTCAGCACATAACTACTTAATAAATTGGCACACCCCACCCTCCATCCTATTTGGCTCCCACTGGAGACTCAGAGGAAAGGGGGCCACGAGGAGGTGGTTTTTCAGTGGTCAGATGCAAACTGTAGCCATTTCAACTGCTTCTAAAGGAGAGAACCGAAGTAAATGTGCTGGCTGGCTTCCCACCTCCAACCCAAACCCCTTTACTTTCTCAACTCCGTTACTTCCGGGTCTGTCTAAAAACACAGGGACGACCTCTCCCACAACAGCTTGTTTCTATAGCGATGGAGGGTGCTGGGATCCCAGGGTAGGTATCCCACAATGCCTCTCTGCCCCGGGAGGTTGATAAGGGAGCTGACGGCCAGCTCGCCTCCACACCCCCAACAGCTGTCTCCTTTCTAGGATAAGAACAATCTAATGGAGTTGCCAGGAAAGAGAACTGTAGGCCAGATGTATGCCTGGCTGCCGCAGCGGCTCAAAGGCAGGGAGCACGGGGGAGGGGCTGTCCATTGGGCAGCTCAGACTCCAGATGCTGCCAGGCAGGGTGCCAGGCCGGCCTTTTAGAGGCAGTAATCCTAACAGTTTAAAGGAGTCAAATCGTtttcaaaaagggaaagaatgctCCTCcttaaaggagaggaggagatgagagTCTGGGTTGGGGGCAGCGGGAGACACTGAGGCAGATGGGGGAGGCGAGGTTAGCACCCCATCTTGACGTGACTCgtggaacagaagaaaaagggaaggtgTGAGATCTGGACAAGCAGGCACCTTCCACTTGGGAAAAACTCCTGCTGGGAACCACCACGGAGTCCTGGATTTATGTCTGGCCAAACTCCCCTTGTTCCAGACCAGTTGCCACCAAACAGCCAACCGTGGGCTGCCCCGAGGACAGACAGCCGCAGAAGCCCCAGGACAGGGAAACTAGTGCAacagctggggaggaaggaggcagattGTCAGTCTCCGGAAGTAACATCCTTTTTGGCCAAATGCCAGAGGTATCATGTCACTCTGGATGTACCTCCTGATGGAGCGTCGGCCTGTCACCTGCAAGGACATCAGTCTGAGGCGGGGTCTTGGGATTCAGCTGTCAGAAAAATCCTGTGTGAGCCCAGGATGGGTAAATGGCTAAGCGTGTAACAGGGCTtgtctcttctgcctctctctcccttctctgtcctctctcttctcaggGCAAGTCATTCATCAAAGATGCCTTGAAGTGTAAGGCCCACGCTCTGCGGCACAGATTCGGTTGCATAAGCCGGAAGTGCCCCGCCATTAAGGAAATGGTGTTCCAGTTACAGCGGGAATGCTACCTCAAGCACGATCTGTGCTCTGCCGCCCAGGAGAACACGCGGGTGATGGTGGAGATCATTCACTTCAAGGACTTACTGCTGCACGAGTGAGTGCTGCCCCAcgcggctgggggagggggctcggCTTGCACAGGGGAAGGGGCGGCCCACAGCGGGGCTGGAGGAGAGTCCTACCCGGTTCGGTTCGAGGGACTCGTTTTTAGAGGTGGGACACTCCCGTCAAATGGGGAAGGTTGTGGTTTACCTCGGAAAGCTGCACTGACTCCCCAGGGAGTCCCTTTCCTGCTGGCCTTCAGGAAAAGTGAGAGAAATTTCCAGCGTCGGTTTCAGAATCATAAGCCATAGAAACGGGAAATCTTTTTTACACGCGTGAAACATGTAGGATTCAGAATTACCCTTCGTGTTGCCCTCAGCCAAGGTCCCAGCAGCTCCCCATGTCTTCCAAGTAGCTGTGGAGGTGCTCCACACACAACCGCGAGCTGACAACGTTTGTTGGGCATTTACTAAGCGCCAGGCATTGAGCCAAGGGTCCTGGATGAATTTTCCACTTGAGCCTCACAGCAGCCCCGTGAGCTAGgtaccattttacagaagagaaaatggagctCGCTGAGATGAAGATCACACGGCGATGAGAGGCAGAGCCGGGACTGGGAGCCAGCAGTCCAGCTCCGGCACTTCCCTCTTCAACGCTGAGAGCAGTGGCTGTTTTCCTGCTTCCAGAAGCTCTCCTCTCCCTCCGAAGGTCCAGTTCCCATTCTCTGACACATTAATGCCCTGTCAGAGAAAATGTAAAGCAAATGTCAAAAACTTTAATCAGCTAAACACCTTTATGCCAAAGTGAGGAAATAGGAACTTACTTATTTGAAGACTTGCTATTCAATAATAAACCCAGGACATctcattccttaaaaaaatcccACCTCTAGGAACCTAAATTTGGCAGAGTGGTAAAGCGTGTGGGTACATAAGTGCTCTAACATGAAGCCTGGCCGACAGCCCCTGAAGGTCACAATGGCCTCTTCCTCGGAGACGCAGGGCAGAAAGTAAGCCACCAGCTAAGCAGACCAGTACACGTCACTGCCACCTTGATGGCACCATTGGTCTTTCCACAGTGACTCAATGGGCCAAATCAATACGACGTTATGAACTCTTGCTCCTAGTTCTGCTATGGCCTGCCCCAAGCTATGTCACCAAACAGGCTATCCCACCACCCACACCACTGAGATCCTGGAGGACAGCAGCCATCACCTGTCACTTTCTGCTGGTGATGAGGTTCTAGGTATCTTGCCACGCCCCTGGTGCAGTGTTAGAAGGATAAGACACTGTGCGTCTCTGCAGGCAGCTCTTGCCAAGAGCAAAAGAACGTTGCCTTTTCCTTGAATTACACTAATgcctgataaaatattttttactcttCCAAATACCTGTaaagaaacaacagcaacaataacaacagtgACGGTAGCTATCATTTTTTGAGTggggcaggccctgggccagAGACTTGCCCTGGGTCATCTCATTTATCCTTCCCAGCAACACTAGGAGATAGAGATTACTATCCCCActtaacagaggaggaaagtgaccCTCAGAGGGTAAAGATCTTGCTCTGAGATTTGATTCCTACTTTCCAGCTTGGGAATTGATATATATGAGTGAAGCCAGTTGTCAGGAATAGACCTCAAGCTTCCTTGCTCCTGGCCTGCTCTGTCCCCATATGTggcagggttttcttttttctcagatatATCCCTGTTGCAGAAGGATATATGCAATGAATGCAATAAGGATATATGCTGTGAAATTCCCTTCCTTCAAGGTGCCCCTAGAAGAGGCAAATGCCCTGTGGATGAGAAACTCATGAAGTTTGTGTGTCCTCAACTCACTGTCCATTAGAGATAGTTTATTAGCCTCAAGAATAGGTGATGGGGCGCTAGTTTCTAAGCTCCTAGAGCCAAGAAGACTTTGTCTTTTTGAAGAAAAGTCTTTGGGAAAACTGaaggttttgaaattttttgtacCCCCTGCAATTTAAAATGGGGTAAAGTGCTGCAGCTTTCTGGTGTCTCCTCCATGGAAACACAGGCCATGGGGCCATGAGACCCTTCTTTCCAAAGGGCCCCTCACATCATTTAGAATGAACACgtagcccccaccccagcctgctcTGGAAATGCAGGTGGCCCACGCCAAAGGGAAGCCTGggtctctcttttattttttttatttttttatttttttttgctgaggaagattagccctgagctaacatctgttgccaatcctcctattttttcttttttcctttttttttttttttttttttgcttgaggaagatttgccctgagctaacatctgtgctaatcttcccccactttatatgtgggttgccaccacagcatggctgactgtaggtctgcgtccaggatctgaacctgcaaacccaggccgctgaagcagagtgtgctgaacttaaccactatgccatggggccggtcccctgGGCCTCTTTTAAGAACACTcactggagctggcctggtggcacagcagttgagttcgcacattccgcttctccgCAGCCCCgcgttcactggttcggatcccaggtgtggacatgacaccacttggcaagcagccatgctgtggcaggcgtcccacatataaactagaggaagttgggcatggatgttagctcagggccagtcttcctcaccaaaaatggggaggattggtagtagttagctcaaggctaatcttcctcaaaataaataaataaataaataaaagaacacttgCTGTGGCTGCACACAAGTCCTCTCCCCACTGCTAAGGCAGCACCTCTCGGCTGCTGGTCTCGCCTAACTCCAGCTCCCCACACCCTCCACTACCTTCCCTTCTGAGGCCACAACTACGCAGTGCATCAACTTGTACTTCAAGCTGAATTgcctgaattttttgtttttttaatgatcttAGCTGATTTTGGCACAAAGGATCCCATCAGTCCCCAAATATCAAGAAGACCATTTGAGAACGTGTGGCCTTAGTCACAGACAAGAAACTGAGAACCGAATTTGCTTTTCActttagagaggaggaaatcaCAGTCACCCCAAAATCCACATCACCCCCCATCCTCAGCCCAACCCCTGTCCATGCTGACACACCCATATGCAGTTAGAGTGGCTCCCTTCAAGCTCTGCACCCTGCCTCGTTcccctcacccccccaccccaccttcacATCAACCGTCTTGGCCACCACACAGCCTGTCACTGGGTACTGGCAGCCTCCAGGCACGTCCCCCtcgaaggattttttaaaatcctttagcCTTGCTGACACCCAGTTAAGGGAGCTGGGGTTTGTCATTAGACACGGGCTGAGCTTGCAGCCTGAGAAGGCACCACGCCAGCTTGAAACACAGCTCAGATTAACACACCCTCCCCACGGTTCACAGCTTTCTCCGCAGGAGAGAGCGCCAAGGGCAGAGGAGAGCTGGGGCTGGTCCAGCCTTCTCAGATCCGCCTTGGGGTTCTGCGAGCTCGTGTGGCAGGCAGAATGCCCTGGGGAAGGCGGCCAGGGGGCAGTCCGTCCACTCCCAATAGTCCATTCCCCTCCCCTTACTCTGGGGAAAGAAACTTGAAGAGAAGCATCGGTTTAGTGTCCTGAAAAGACAGAGATTCTCGTTCTCAGCCACTGCCATTTGCTCATCTAGCCCCAGAGGAGTGGCAGGTCCCATCGGGGGCTGCAATCCTGACGCTGCGGCAGCAGATGCAGTCCGTGAGGCCGTCAGGAGCTAGTtctcaaaagatggaaacaaacaGGCACTGAGCGTTTCCCTGGTGTGGCCCCAGGATGACAAGTTTATCACTGTCGTTGTCACTCTAGGGGCCTGCCTTAGAGGGTTGCAGCACCCTGTCCATCAGCCATGCACAGactctctgactccaaaggcatCAAGTAGGCCTTAAAAGGCAGCTTGATCTCTATCAGCCAGAACATTCCTCCGTTGCACTgtcagcccagccccaggccttCCCAGCCCAGAAGCTTCCAAAAGCCACTTCCTCCCCGCATTTTTACATCTCTGAAATAAGGACAGTTCACTCAATTGCAACTTGAAGATTAATTCATAAAAATGGCAGTAAACGACTTCACAAGTCTTAAAACACAACCTGCCCTTCCTGTATCGCGACAACTGCCAGCTTGCAAAGAAAAGATTCAACGGGCCGTAACGCAGCCAGCCAGGTGGTCCAGGCTCACAGAGGAAAAAAGTCTTGCTCCTTCTTGTAAATGACCTCGTGGTCCAGAGTGATTTCCCTGCCCGTAGTGATGACCCAGAGCTGCGAGGCTCACGGTCAGATACATCCAGAAACTTTGCTAGCCGAGGACTGCTTAAGAATGCTGGTTAGCCTCATGAAACATTCCATACCCCCCTTGGGGCTTTTAAAAGGCCAGTGAGATATAAGAAAGGCTCAGTGAGCAGGCCATGAGAGCCCATTGCTGGGACACTCTTACCAGATGGActcataaatataaaaagcaggCACACTGCCCCCGCCTTGggcacacacccccacccccaggaggaAGGTTCCCACGAACGTGGTCATTCCTAGAGAACAGCCCAGGGCAGCTGGAATGGCCCGAGCAGCTGGCTCTCCCCGCCGGAACCAGGCGTGTTTCTTTCACAGACAGCTGGCTCTCGTTCTCCACACACAGCCCCTCGCGGCCAGCCGTCCCCTCAGCTCTGGGGAAGCCCAGCTTGGAAGAATAGGGATGCTTGGATagccccactccccagcctcaACTGCCGAGAACGAGAAGAGCTCCATGGGAAAGGACATCCCAGGGAGGCGGTCTTCCTCCCACCCACTCCACCTATTCCAGACTCCTCCAGGAACAGAGGGGAGTGCATCCAGTAACTTCCAAAAACGCCCTCTCCTCATGAGCCTAAACCAGGGGCAAACACAGACACTGGGAGAGTGGTTTCTTGGGAGCTTCACTTGGAGAAGGCTCACCCAGGATAGTGGCACCCTGCAAGGCCagccagccctgccaacaccacGGGCAAGGTGGCGAAGTAGGGCTCCCAAGCCCTGAATCTTCCATGGCTTCTCCTTCCCTGCCAAAAAGGCTCCTCAGTTTGGTATTTAAGGCCCTCCACCATTTGCCTCAATATTATTCCCTGGCCCCCAAGACCCAGCTCCACGCCTACTGAAACTCTCCTGGTTAGCATGCCCCACACAGGCCCCCGGCTCTCTTGCTCTCCTCGTTGTTCCCACAGCCGCCCTATGCAGCATTCCCTCCCCTGAGGCCCTTCCTTTTACCACAGGCACCTGTGAATTGTCACTGGCCTTTTTCCTCGTGATGGGCTCTGTCCCCGACCTCTCACTCTCCAGTGCGTGGCATGGAGCCTGGTACCTGGCCACCCAGTAAGTGGTAGTTGAGACCCGGATCCAAACAATATGGATAAAGGCTGGGTACTTCCAGAAAGCTCTTTCACTAAGCCAAGCCCAAGCAGAGCATTGGCCACTTCTGTCTTCCCTGGTGTTGTCCCTGCCCTCGGGGCCCCTTCGGGACTGGTTCCATTCTcgctctctctgctctccagacCCTACGTGGACCTGGTGAACCTGCTGCTGACCTGCggggaggaggtgaaggaggCCATCACCCACAGCGTGCAGGCTCAGTGCGAGCAGAGCTGGGGAAGCCTGTGCTCCATCCTGAGCTTCTGCACCTCAGCCATCCAGAGGCCCCCCACCGTGCCCCCCGAGCGCCGGCTCCAGGGGGACAGAGCCAGGCTCTCCAGGGCCCACCACGAGGAAGCGGGTCACCACCTCTCGGAACCCAGTAGTCAGGAGACCGGCCGAGGTGCCAAGGGCGAGCGAGGTAGCAAGAGCCACCCAAACACCCACACCCGGGGGAGAGCGGGCAGCCATGGGGCCCAGGGAACTTCTGGAAGCAGCGAGTGGGAGGACGAACAGTCTGAGTATTCCGATATCCGAAGGTGAAACG
This region of Equus quagga isolate Etosha38 chromosome 7, UCLA_HA_Equagga_1.0, whole genome shotgun sequence genomic DNA includes:
- the STC2 gene encoding stanniocalcin-2; amino-acid sequence: MCTERLGQFMTLALVLAAFDPARGTDATHPPEGPQDRGSQQKGRLSLQNTAEIQHCLVNAGDVGCGVFECFENNSCEIRGLHGICMTFLHNAGKFDAQGKSFIKDALKCKAHALRHRFGCISRKCPAIKEMVFQLQRECYLKHDLCSAAQENTRVMVEIIHFKDLLLHEPYVDLVNLLLTCGEEVKEAITHSVQAQCEQSWGSLCSILSFCTSAIQRPPTVPPERRLQGDRARLSRAHHEEAGHHLSEPSSQETGRGAKGERGSKSHPNTHTRGRAGSHGAQGTSGSSEWEDEQSEYSDIRR